ATTGCATAGGCAACGAAACGATCTATTTTTGAATAGGTTTTGGATACAAAAGATAGATTCTAAAACCAAGAACAGCTCGCGAGTGTTTAGAAGGTAGTAAGACGCCACAATTTAACgcggtcttgaattgataaacCAAATTTGAACAAAAGAGACACAACTGATTTTGTACCAATAGACGTTCACAAAGGAACAAGATAAAGAGTTAAACTCTCACGTTTTCATAAAATCGTCCTCTTCCCATGTTGAGCAAAAGAgttgcctttttataggcttaCAAGACTCAACTCCTAACCTAATTAGAACTttgcaaacaaaagaaaatcacGGCCTTAACTCACTTAGTTGGTCACTGTAGTTGGTTGGACCTAAGCTAAACTAGCTAACTAATCTACTAACCACATGGCTAACTATTGGTCAAATCGAACCTATGCTCAACATGAGTTAATTCAAACCAACCAAACAATGAAACACTCACTAACATGGACCGAAGAAACATATAAGAGACTTGAATTTAACCCTATTCATTAGACCCCAACAAACCATTGTTTGACCTTGAAATAGGGCACGGACAGCTCTTTGGAATTGTATCAtttccctcctcttgaaaagatTTTCCCTCAAATCGTTGGATCGTTTGAATTGCAACAACGATGGAAATACGTGAATGATGACAATCCTAGTAGCATGGTGCTTAGACAACATCTTGATGCTTACGAACTCAAGTTGCATAGAAAACTCAACTCTACTTGGTAGCAAACTGATAGATTCGGTAGCTATATATTCATGCGAACAACCAAATGATGATGAGTTCAAGGGTGATGGAAAACTACTTGAATCCGCGGGCCGATTCAGACTAAAGAAGCCTTGGATTGCGGCTGGCTTTGGAACATCAGACTCGGTTAGAACAAGTATAAAATCTAGTTGTACTCttttaatcaaagctgaaagTGCACGGAtagctttacaacctacaaaaacaaaattatcttAGTTTGAGTTGAACCAAAAATTAGATATATAAGTAATGGAACATCATTAGCTAAGTGATAAAAAGGTTGAGAACAAGAGTTAAATgtaaaactccctttgacacttcatttttccttctgtCAACCACTTCAACTAGTTTAGTCATTGATGGTTCATTACATTCTCCTTCAAAATCTACATGAGAATGACAAAATTTAGGATTGAAATTATGCTCAAAATATAGTAAAACCAATGAATGATTCAAAGTTAAAAAACCACTTGTCACGGGCTGCTTGTTTTCCTACAAGCCAACACCCCATGCGGCACTAGTGTACGTTCAAGACTTaagctatgaacgcttggctagTTCAGCCTTAACATACAATGCACGGTTATAATGCGGAAGCGCAAAAGTAGTAGACAAAGATATGAGTATGTGGCAAAGGAAAGCTTATATTACACACAAGGCTTCTTTACAAGGTTGCCAAAAGGTTCCCAAAAAGGTTCTCTACAAATGGAAGGGCTTGGCCTATTTTTAGGCAAGCTAAGAAACTACACAACTCTAGAGAATTTCTACAACTTGGACACCTAAGCAGTTCTCTAGAAATCTCtaaaaaacaagaatcaaaatcTAAATTTACACTCAAATTTCCCTCTAATAATCTCATCAAATCTCTCAAATGGCATCTTGGTTGCCTCTCTTGAATAGGTAAGAATCGTCTAGCGTTCAttcgacttatcaatcaagaatAACATCCTTGATTGTGGCGCCTCTAACAATTCTTAAGGTTCACTAGTTCGTTTGATTGTGGGAAAATTAGGTTCGTAATCATAGGGATTAGAGGGGTCTAGAGTAGGAAATCCTACACAAATTCAAGCCTATGAATATCACCATCAGTTTGGGGTTCATCGTTGCGATTCTCATCATCAACGGGATTCATATCAATTGTCCTCTTTGATGGGATGTTAATGTATATTATCAAGAATTTAAGCAGCATTAGGATTTCTATTGAAAGGCTTAATTCTCTTGCTATTCGTTATTTATGCTTCTGTCATGATTTACTCTTTAGCTTTAGAATAATATTAAACATTCCAATATCTCTCATGCCTGCTTTCAGGTTGCAGCACGTACTTTTCAGGATACCACTTCTTAGAAAATCTATATATCAGATGAGGTAAAGTAAGATATGTTTCTTCTGTATGTTACTACTTTTTGTTCTTGGTTTTGTATGTACTAGGCGTAGTTATATCTACATATCATAGAACCTGTTCCAACCATGACTCAGTTGTCCAATTCTTTGCCTGGAAACTCATTTTCCTCATTGAAGTGCCTCTGGTGTCGTTGTCTTCTCTCCCTTTTGTAGCAGCATTCCAATGTGTTTTTTGTACGCTAACTAAATCGACTATGTACTTGCTTTTGGAAGTGAATTATCATTCACATTAGTTGTGATTAATCATTTTTGGTATATAGACATGTATTTAAGTGTTACTAAGTCTTTAAGAATAGTTTCATGAACAAAAACTGTGAAATCTGGAGTTTCCACATACCACATTTTCGTGGTCCCTTTAACGCTAATAGTGATATGCACAATTGTTATCTTATAGTATCCACATTTAGCCAAATTTGCAGAGCACGTTTGTATCACAAGACATTCATTTTTCAGTTAAATACCTTTTCAGTAATGACTAGATTTGGGAGAAAATAGTAACCAATAGCCTTAACTGTTTCGTGTCCAAATATGATTttacattttacaaaaaaaaaaaaacaactataTCAAGTTTTGATTGAGTAAAGGAAAAAATTACTTCTAGCCCAATCAAAACATTCCTTCAATTGCAAAGGATAAAAATTTTAGGCATAATTTCACATGCCTCCCATGAGGTTTAGCCTAATTGCAAGTGCCACCCCTCAGGTTCTAataattacacttacctcccctcATCGTGTAAACTAACAATAGTGTCCTTCGGTCAAGTAGATCAAAATAATAGCTTTGTTCTATCGTAAAATAACCTCGGCGCCGCCATGTTCTCTTTTGTGGCAAACCACCACCATGAAGACCAACATCTTTTTCCCCTTTGCCCTTTTTTCTTCTTGCCTTTCGAAGGCCATGATTCTATCCGAAATCCTCAATCCTCTGTCCCTACATAGCATCTTTCTAAAAGGTATTATCTACCTTTTCTCAAGCCATCACCACCATCAGTAACAACAATACCAAAACCGTCTCCATATCCATCTTCAAATCTACCATGTAACTAAGCAATTAGCTCCCAATTACAATTTCCTTTTTTCAACCCAACTAACCCTCCTCCCAACAATTGCTCAAGAGTTTTCACATTTCCATCATAATTTCTTTTTCACtgataaaagaaacaaattttaaTTTGTGGTATCTATGGACAATTGCCCTTAGTCGAAAATAAATACTACAATTTGGGTTTGGTTTCGGCAATTTATCTTTTCGCCCCTTTTACTCCAAGTTGCTCATCTATTCGTCTACATGTTTGCTTTGATGAAGGTtggatttgaatagtttagggatATTTGGGTTTATTGTTTCAAATGTGTAGTATTTGTGCTTGTCTATTAGGGTTGATTTTATTTGAGGAAGCAAATCAGTGGAGAGGAGCTTTGGTAGAGTTCAAATATTAGTTTTTTGGTAATTTAAGGTTGTTAAAGAGGGGAAGGCATAAAGCTGGTAGTGAGGGATTGTTTTCTTAGGTTTTGTTTACGTAAGGAAGAAATTGATGCTGAAAAAAGAATACATTAAATCACAAGGAGGGTAGTTTAGgataatcaaagggaaaaattACTGATGTTATATTATTGGGTCTATTTTGTTACCTAAAAGTTAAAATAGgagaggttagtgtaattattAGAACCTAAGGAGAGACCACTGCGATTTTGCTAAATCTCAGTGGAGGTATGTCAAAATTAACCTAAAGCTTTAATCTAAGACTAGTGTTTGAGCTTAAATAGAAAAAAGGAGAAACCATAATTTGACCTTTTCTTTCTACCTGGTATATATGAAGAATGGcgggtttagtttttttttttttttttttttttgtaaataacGGTGGGGTTTAGGAAGTAGAgaagaaaagggggaaaaaaggcTTTCTCTTTAGGGTTCCGACCTAGCAGCCCTTTGGCAGCACGTCTGTTCGGACGTGAGAGCATTAACTATGGACGCCCTTTAGCCCAGGGCTGGAGGGCACCCCCGTCGCCCTCAACAAAGTCTTTCGAGTCTCTGTTTTCCAACGAATCCCCCTCTCCGATAGATATCAAGAAGCCGGTGGCGCACAAAGGAGAGCCTACAGTATTCGTCACACGCGAGGACATTGACAAGCTTGCTGCTCCGTATAAACTCTCTTTAGTTGGTAAATTCTCACATGGTAGGctgaaattggaagaaattcgCAGATTTTTTTTCCACTTTGGACTAGAAAAATTCTATCACAATAGGTCACCTAGATACCTGTCATGTTCTTCTGCGTTTTGTCCAGGAATCATATTTTCTGTGTGTTTGGACTAGGGAATTTGGCAGATTGGGAAATCTCCGATGCGGGTATTTCGCTGGATGCCGGATTTCCATCGGGAATCTTCTTTAGCTCTAGTGTGGATAGCACTACCATGTTTACCAATTCACTTCTTTGATAAACACAGCCTGCTATCAATTGTAAGTGTGGTTGGTCGGCCTCTGTATATTGATGCAGTGACTTCCTCATTGATTCATCCCAGTGTGACTCGTGTGTGTGTAGAGGTTGATCTCTTGCACCCTCTTTCGCAGCGTGTTTGGGTGGGATTGGCTAGAGAAGCGAATGGGTTTTGGCAGCAAATCATGGCTGAACATCTACCGCAGTACTGTATCAATTGTTAGCACATGGGACATGCGAAGGAGGACTGTAAAGCTGATGATCATGCCTCCAAGCTGAAACATTTTGGTAAGGAAGTTCCAGTTGCTGGTACGGAAGGTTGGATGGCAGATAGGAGGACTGTGAAGGCTATGAAAGCAATCTATGCACCACAAGTTGGTTGCGTGGGGGTGGGTGCGCATGGCGAGAGGTGTGGAGAAGGCGATAGTGTAGCCACTCAGGGGGGTTTGGAAATTCAGGAATCAGGAAAAACGGGGACAAAGGACAAGGTGGAGGTGGTTACTCATGGTTGTGCATTAGGCATGGGTGGTGCGCCACAAGATGGTTGCGTGGGGATGGTTACGCATGGCGTGGGTTGTGAGGAAGGCGATAGTGTAGCCTCTCAGGAGAAACTGGAAGTCCAGGTGTTAGGAAAAACGGGGACAAAGGACAAGGTGGAGGAGGATACTCATGGTAGTGCATCAAGCATGGGGGATGAGATGGAGATTTCTCCACCAAAGGATGGAGCTGAGACATTAGGAGGTAACAGCGATCTGGTTTGGGAGCACAGAGGGACTTGCGCGCTTGGGCGGGGTGCTCCAGCTAATGTAAATGAGTGTATGCTGCGGCCATCATCTGAGCAGTGCTTGGAGGCGGTTGACAAGTCAGCTGCCGGCATGGTGCATCAGTGGGAGAAAGAACAACAATCGGAGTCTACTTTCGAGGAGGATTTTCAGGTGGCGcatgtgtgaggacccgaattttaatttatttatttatttcactggtttatctaattatttaattatttattcatttgttccaattaatttatttcatccattttaattgcatttacATGGTACATTGCCCTAAATTATATTTTAGcacatttttctttaaagttaATTTTTCTACGGCTCGATTAGTGAGAATTAGTGAAAACACAATTTTCGAGACAATATTCGGTCTGAGAGTACAGtggtcttggagaattaagagtGATCAAttatagactaagaaaagttaattgagggattaaagGTGAGTGAGTTGAATTAAACTCAATTTGGAGCACTAATGAGCCACTAGTCATTTCTTGACTTTTACAACCATAGATAGCTTTATGTCATTTCATCTTTCTCATCAAATCACATCACCCAAAAGCTCACCAaaccctttctttcttcttctcttggccggccatccccTCTTTATTTTAGCCAAAAATTTCATCTAGCATCTTCTCCATTTTTGCCCCAAACACttgctccaaacttgctcaTCTTCTTGGATCATCACTCAAGCTTAAAATAAGACTTGGAGGAGGAAGATACTTGGTAGTTTAGAACT
This portion of the Coffea arabica cultivar ET-39 chromosome 2e, Coffea Arabica ET-39 HiFi, whole genome shotgun sequence genome encodes:
- the LOC140037006 gene encoding uncharacterized protein isoform X1, producing the protein MGHAKEDCKADDHASKLKHFGKEVPVAGTEGWMADRRTVKAMKAIYAPQVGCVGVGAHGERCGEGDSVATQGGLEIQESGKTGTKDKVEVVTHGCALGMGGAPQDGCVGMVTHGVGCEEGDSVASQEKLEVQVLGKTGTKDKVEEDTHGSASSMGDEMEISPPKDGAETLGGNSDLVWEHRGTCALGRGAPANVNECMLRPSSEQCLEAVDKSAAGMVHQWEKEQQSESTFEEDFQVAHVWSRGRRGACLTSCFCYCLALDFWTWKWKLVTLD
- the LOC140037006 gene encoding uncharacterized protein isoform X2; its protein translation is MGHAKEDCKADDHASKLKHFGKEVPVAGTEGWMADRRTVKAMKAIYAPQVGCVGVGAHGERCGEGDSVATQGGLEIQESGKTGTKDKVEVVTHGCALGMGGAPQDGCVGMVTHGVGCEEGDSVASQEKLEVQVLGKTGTKDKVEEDTHGSASSMGDEMEISPPKDGAETLGGNSDLVWEHRGTCALGRGAPANVNECMLRPSSEQCLEAVDKSAAGMVHQWEKEQQSESTFEEDFQVAHVTWKWKLVTLD